A genomic region of Caldicellulosiruptor acetigenus contains the following coding sequences:
- a CDS encoding prepilin-type N-terminal cleavage/methylation domain-containing protein, with product MKRKFYGFTLIELVVVIAIIGVIVAIATPQVLRTIQNAQKRADSQTARHIAYAFLMWQEETGKNLSEIIPDSNIHKISSNLVGNPPELDLTRYIQGSLPRPRLNKNYYFYYKYESSVLKIYAGDDSNQWELFPEFDENYK from the coding sequence ATGAAAAGAAAGTTTTATGGCTTTACTTTGATTGAACTTGTTGTTGTGATTGCTATAATTGGAGTGATTGTAGCAATTGCAACGCCACAGGTTTTAAGGACAATCCAGAATGCTCAAAAAAGAGCAGACAGCCAAACAGCCCGCCACATTGCATATGCATTTTTGATGTGGCAGGAGGAAACAGGTAAGAATTTGAGCGAAATCATACCAGATTCAAACATTCACAAAATTAGTAGTAATTTAGTAGGGAATCCACCTGAGCTTGATTTAACAAGGTATATCCAGGGAAGCCTGCCAAGGCCAAGGTTAAATAAAAATTATTATTTTTACTACAAGTATGAGTCATCAGTTTTAAAGATTTATGCGGGTGATGATTCAAACCAGTGGGAACTTTTTCCCGAGTTTGACGAGAATTATAAATAA
- a CDS encoding type IV pilus twitching motility protein PilT, translating into MDINEILKEAFLKGASDIHITAGSPPIMRVHGVLTRMSDLSLTPEITERFVKEITNEYQYKRLQEAGEVDFSYSIRGLSRFRVNAFRQRGSYAIAFRVISQDIPKFETLGLPPVLKDFTKLNKGLVLVTGPTGSGKSTTLASLIDIINAERNLHIITLEDPIEYLHRHKKSIVNQREIGNDTQSFAAALRAALREDPDVILVGEMRDLETISIALTAAETGHLVFSTLHTVGAAKTIDRIIDVFPPYQQQQIRVQLSTVLQAVVSQQLLTRRDGRGRVVAVEVMIANAAIRNLIREAKTYQIQSIIQTHTKNGMITMEQSLVDLYKRGLITREDAIMYASDHELINKLLIF; encoded by the coding sequence ATGGATATCAATGAGATTTTGAAAGAGGCATTTTTGAAAGGCGCATCTGATATACATATCACGGCAGGTTCACCCCCTATCATGAGGGTGCACGGTGTACTTACACGCATGAGCGATTTGAGCCTCACACCAGAGATAACTGAAAGGTTTGTAAAAGAAATTACAAACGAATACCAGTACAAACGTTTGCAAGAAGCTGGTGAGGTTGACTTTTCTTACAGCATTAGAGGTTTGAGCAGGTTTAGGGTAAATGCATTTAGGCAAAGAGGTTCTTATGCTATTGCATTCAGAGTCATATCTCAGGATATACCAAAGTTTGAGACATTGGGACTTCCTCCGGTTCTGAAAGATTTTACAAAGCTCAACAAAGGGCTTGTTCTTGTTACTGGTCCAACCGGTTCAGGGAAATCGACCACGTTAGCATCGCTTATAGATATAATAAATGCTGAGAGGAACTTACATATTATCACATTGGAAGACCCTATTGAATATCTTCACAGGCACAAAAAGAGTATTGTCAATCAAAGAGAGATAGGAAACGACACACAAAGCTTTGCAGCAGCCCTGAGAGCTGCTCTTCGTGAAGACCCTGATGTAATTCTGGTTGGCGAGATGAGAGATTTAGAGACAATTTCCATAGCACTTACCGCTGCAGAGACCGGACACTTGGTTTTTTCAACACTTCACACTGTTGGTGCAGCAAAGACCATTGACAGAATCATCGATGTTTTCCCACCATATCAGCAGCAGCAAATACGTGTTCAGCTTTCTACAGTTCTTCAAGCAGTTGTATCGCAACAGCTTTTGACAAGGAGAGACGGCAGGGGCAGGGTTGTTGCGGTTGAGGTTATGATAGCAAACGCGGCAATAAGGAATCTCATAAGAGAAGCAAAGACGTATCAGATACAATCAATTATTCAAACACATACGAAAAATGGAATGATAACAATGGAACAATCTCTTGTTGACTTGTACAAAAGAGGGCTTATAACAAGAGAAGATGCAATAATGTATGCATCTGATCATGAGCTTATAAACAAGCTTTTGATATTCTAA
- a CDS encoding type II secretion system protein, translated as MMAWLVKQVNKKNKGFTLIEMVVVLAIIAILIAIAVPQVLRQINRAKINADKANARTIATAIQQYVGDGYTVTQTNPTAINGSEPWVTQYMTGGVPKVRYNSSWQFYYWTDTTGNAVYVGAGSSGSDAQNNELYPELKGVYANP; from the coding sequence ATGATGGCTTGGTTGGTAAAGCAGGTTAATAAGAAAAATAAGGGTTTTACATTGATTGAAATGGTTGTTGTTTTGGCGATTATTGCAATATTGATTGCAATTGCTGTTCCGCAGGTGTTGAGGCAGATTAACAGAGCAAAAATTAATGCTGATAAGGCAAACGCAAGGACGATTGCTACAGCAATTCAGCAGTATGTAGGAGACGGATACACTGTAACACAAACTAACCCAACTGCAATAAATGGTTCTGAGCCATGGGTAACTCAATATATGACAGGTGGAGTACCAAAAGTAAGATACAACAGTTCATGGCAGTTCTATTACTGGACAGATACTACTGGAAATGCTGTATATGTTGGGGCGGGTTCGAGTGGTTCAGATGCACAAAATAATGAACTTTATCCAGAACTTAAGGGCGTTTATGCGAATCCATAA
- a CDS encoding prepilin-type N-terminal cleavage/methylation domain-containing protein has product MRKFLKGFTLIEIIAVVAIVGIIIVALYSFFMNNFKVAQEEAKIASIESQAKRLQDTIKQWLQMADQQSIVGNSSTERVDMIVYEDNSSTSGTSVTIKYEPSTKGIRITKDGVITPYLEGKVTNFDVDDNPPQIVIQYTVDLGVRGQTRTYKIVYNRRYDW; this is encoded by the coding sequence ATGAGGAAATTTTTAAAAGGTTTTACACTTATTGAGATAATAGCTGTTGTTGCAATTGTTGGAATAATCATTGTTGCTCTGTACAGCTTTTTTATGAACAATTTCAAGGTAGCTCAGGAAGAAGCAAAGATTGCTTCAATTGAGTCTCAGGCAAAAAGGCTTCAAGATACAATAAAGCAGTGGCTTCAGATGGCAGACCAGCAAAGTATTGTTGGAAATTCTTCTACTGAGAGGGTTGATATGATTGTATACGAAGATAATTCGTCAACCTCAGGCACAAGCGTAACTATAAAGTATGAGCCATCAACAAAAGGTATAAGAATCACCAAAGATGGTGTAATTACACCTTACCTTGAGGGGAAAGTCACAAATTTTGATGTTGATGACAATCCGCCTCAGATAGTCATTCAGTACACAGTGGATTTGGGTGTTCGTGGTCAGACAAGGACTTACAAAATTGTTTATAACAGACGTTATGACTGGTAA
- a CDS encoding prepilin-type N-terminal cleavage/methylation domain-containing protein: MKRFKGFTLQEMAIVLAILAILLAIAVPNYIAMKKRADVNSVATQFAAMIRELYEKVDSEMEYDTYSSATGGHMSKYYIRIDNRQIPDPVTGEKSLKIQLIKLDTSSTPHREIVLKEIKSKTVQIAPTSTIVMSNTGVATYLTFGPKGEIIEFTGSIVARGSVHTPYTAQKTIEIIPISGSSYKKTIVLNSIPPGSVEVQ; this comes from the coding sequence ATGAAAAGGTTTAAAGGCTTTACCCTGCAAGAAATGGCAATTGTTTTGGCGATTTTGGCAATCCTTTTGGCAATTGCAGTTCCAAATTATATAGCAATGAAGAAAAGAGCTGATGTAAACAGCGTTGCAACCCAGTTTGCTGCAATGATAAGAGAGCTTTATGAGAAGGTTGACTCTGAGATGGAATATGACACGTATTCGTCAGCAACAGGTGGGCATATGTCAAAGTATTACATAAGGATTGACAATCGTCAAATTCCTGATCCTGTAACAGGCGAGAAGTCTTTGAAAATCCAGCTGATAAAATTAGATACAAGTTCAACACCCCACCGAGAAATTGTATTAAAAGAGATAAAATCGAAAACAGTACAAATTGCTCCGACCTCAACAATAGTAATGAGTAATACAGGCGTTGCGACATACCTTACATTCGGGCCCAAAGGAGAGATTATAGAATTTACAGGTTCTATAGTAGCAAGAGGATCTGTTCATACACCATATACCGCCCAAAAAACAATAGAAATAATTCCTATTTCAGGTTCTAGCTACAAAAAGACAATAGTACTTAACAGCATACCACCGGGGAGCGTTGAAGTGCAATGA
- a CDS encoding type II secretion system F family protein, translating into MAEYVYSAMDVSGRRINGTVIAEDEKAAIEMLKARNVFVIEIKEKGALQKEIKLPFGQRATVKDLSVFCRQFATMLSAGISILSCLDVLRQQYRGRPFGRVIDDLYEKVERGTLLSSAMREHPRFFPPILVNMVEAGEVAGSIDKSMDKMATHFEKELKLRQKIVNALMYPAIVISVAVIVLIILLTYVIPTFVGLFEELNVELPATTRFVINSSKFMQQNGIYLLFAIVALVFGYKVFKSTPTGGIIVGKIKIRIPVIGKLVLGQVTSRFTRTLATLLNAGVSLITALDTTKNILSNAFIEREFEKVIERVKGGEGLSYPIEEMGIFPKLMNIMLKTGEETGQLEYMLEKAADYYENEVENQVTRLTSLFEPVMIVLLALMVGFLLASIIMPMFKLYGSIGT; encoded by the coding sequence ATGGCAGAGTATGTGTACAGTGCAATGGATGTATCTGGCAGAAGAATAAATGGGACTGTTATAGCCGAGGATGAAAAAGCGGCAATTGAGATGTTGAAAGCCAGAAATGTGTTTGTGATAGAAATAAAAGAAAAAGGAGCACTCCAGAAAGAGATAAAACTGCCCTTTGGACAAAGAGCAACAGTAAAAGACCTTTCAGTCTTTTGCAGGCAGTTTGCAACAATGCTCTCTGCAGGTATTTCAATTTTAAGCTGTTTGGATGTTTTGAGGCAGCAGTACAGGGGAAGACCTTTTGGCAGGGTAATAGATGACCTTTACGAAAAGGTGGAAAGGGGCACTCTTTTATCGAGTGCTATGAGAGAACATCCAAGATTTTTCCCGCCAATTTTAGTGAACATGGTTGAAGCAGGAGAGGTTGCAGGTTCTATTGACAAGTCAATGGACAAAATGGCAACACATTTTGAAAAGGAACTAAAACTCAGGCAGAAGATTGTAAATGCTCTCATGTATCCTGCAATTGTTATAAGTGTGGCTGTAATTGTGCTAATAATTCTTTTGACATATGTTATTCCAACCTTTGTTGGACTTTTTGAAGAGCTCAATGTTGAACTTCCTGCAACAACAAGGTTTGTTATAAATTCAAGCAAATTTATGCAGCAAAATGGGATTTATCTTCTTTTTGCTATTGTAGCTTTGGTATTTGGGTATAAAGTATTCAAATCAACACCAACAGGTGGTATCATTGTCGGAAAAATAAAAATCAGAATACCAGTGATAGGCAAGCTTGTATTGGGTCAGGTAACCAGCCGTTTTACAAGGACGCTGGCAACACTTTTGAATGCTGGTGTTTCCTTGATAACGGCTTTGGATACAACAAAAAACATCTTGTCAAACGCCTTTATTGAAAGGGAGTTTGAGAAGGTTATTGAGAGGGTGAAAGGTGGTGAGGGGTTAAGCTATCCGATTGAGGAGATGGGGATTTTTCCAAAGCTTATGAACATCATGTTAAAGACAGGCGAAGAGACAGGACAGCTTGAGTACATGCTTGAAAAAGCAGCAGATTACTACGAAAATGAGGTTGAAAATCAGGTCACAAGACTGACATCACTGTTTGAGCCTGTTATGATTGTGCTGCTTGCTTTGATGGTTGGATTTTTGCTTGCGTCAATTATCATGCCGATGTTCAAACTCTATGGCAGCATCGGCACATAA
- a CDS encoding late competence development ComFB family protein, translated as MYTIKNYMEEAVGNMIDKVLENIDVCKCPKCKLDIMALALNRLPPRYFVTKEGELFERLAELQEQFTVDITAAIAAAAFIVKNNPKHD; from the coding sequence GTGTATACAATAAAAAACTATATGGAAGAAGCAGTAGGGAATATGATAGATAAAGTTCTTGAAAACATTGATGTTTGCAAGTGTCCAAAGTGCAAGCTTGACATTATGGCTTTAGCACTCAACAGGCTTCCGCCAAGGTATTTTGTCACAAAAGAAGGAGAGCTTTTTGAAAGGCTTGCAGAGCTTCAGGAACAGTTCACAGTTGACATCACAGCTGCAATTGCAGCAGCTGCTTTTATTGTTAAAAACAATCCAAAACATGATTAA
- a CDS encoding type IV pilus modification PilV family protein: MRRTFKGYTLVEVIVTVAIFALLVTPIVLLIQQSLKVNVSAKTNLEVAEVINQAVETLVYQNVYGTGSMNVNGYTVNYDIDDSFKTGTIQNIENSQIDFRMFLDSAGKLTIEDLTTHNTYERNISSSSYDKLKIEIRYDEVGKKATYTFILNGATIATFINGNSTEPAKLGAEFVSDTLSHYLYVIVDGVYDLSNHLTTTMFNLWLTNVNNNIKVIATTPFIVYDNSPRHAILTGVEKVRRIHLKIYDPKGQFVKEYTTYYSYRVK; encoded by the coding sequence ATGAGAAGAACTTTTAAAGGGTATACTCTTGTTGAGGTTATTGTGACAGTGGCAATATTTGCTCTGCTTGTCACCCCGATTGTGTTACTTATTCAGCAGTCTCTCAAAGTAAACGTGAGTGCAAAAACAAACCTTGAGGTTGCTGAGGTCATCAACCAAGCCGTTGAGACTCTTGTGTATCAAAATGTTTATGGGACTGGAAGTATGAACGTAAATGGGTATACTGTAAACTATGATATAGATGATTCTTTTAAAACAGGAACCATTCAAAATATTGAAAATAGCCAGATTGATTTTAGGATGTTCTTAGACTCAGCAGGAAAATTAACGATAGAAGATTTAACAACCCATAATACGTATGAAAGAAACATATCTTCAAGTTCATATGACAAGCTCAAGATTGAGATAAGATATGATGAAGTAGGGAAAAAGGCTACTTATACCTTCATCCTAAATGGTGCAACAATTGCCACTTTTATAAATGGCAATAGTACAGAACCAGCCAAGCTGGGAGCCGAGTTTGTCTCAGATACATTATCACATTATCTTTATGTGATCGTGGATGGCGTATACGACCTTTCGAACCATCTTACAACCACTATGTTCAATTTGTGGCTGACAAATGTAAATAACAATATAAAAGTTATAGCTACAACTCCATTTATAGTTTATGATAATTCTCCACGGCATGCTATTCTCACGGGTGTAGAGAAAGTAAGACGAATTCATCTTAAGATATATGACCCTAAAGGTCAATTTGTGAAAGAGTATACGACCTATTATTCATATAGGGTGAAATGA
- a CDS encoding type II secretion system protein M: MRITERDKKLLLILGMVLLGFLFYNLFYNPYSQKLSSLLSEKQQLENRLSEIEQKIAMYNVQKAKLKEIEKDYTIISQKIPPNQDEKFSMLDLQRLAQMVGSKTSDFTFSQKQNLNVNYNNVNIAKAYFYSSKQNWQMTYANFKKLLFLQKDFSPLYSLDTISLSSGNNNMVTASFEIRFYGYEDNLAPARQWQNFAIPSGKGDLFSGGAGQKVKFNYTPEDLKKNEPGPPPAVKVERTDNLSVANSEQKTTLPQTSSNTSSNKPNSNKPEQEQTQLSEEKVDYTKADFVVTVSTLYSPTTNISIEKSGKGSIFGAKKKNENAYIAIKKEGDKYYYKIGTEASVYPQGDDFDQLNFQSSGQILIVVFSSPRKYKDDDNVVTLKITNNSDKPVKVYVSNDDKQKPRVNIVTNGSKVSVTRK; this comes from the coding sequence GTGCGAATTACAGAGAGAGATAAAAAGCTTTTATTAATTCTTGGTATGGTGCTTTTAGGATTTTTGTTTTACAATCTTTTTTACAATCCATATTCCCAAAAGCTGAGCAGCTTGCTTTCAGAAAAGCAGCAATTGGAAAATAGACTGAGCGAGATAGAACAGAAAATTGCTATGTATAATGTTCAAAAAGCAAAGCTTAAAGAAATAGAGAAAGACTACACAATAATCAGTCAAAAAATTCCACCAAATCAAGACGAAAAGTTTTCAATGCTTGACCTTCAAAGACTTGCTCAAATGGTAGGAAGTAAAACTTCGGATTTTACCTTTTCACAAAAACAAAATCTGAATGTGAATTATAACAATGTAAATATTGCAAAAGCGTATTTTTATTCATCTAAACAGAACTGGCAGATGACGTATGCAAACTTTAAAAAGCTTTTGTTCCTGCAAAAAGATTTTTCACCTTTGTATTCTCTTGATACAATTTCTTTATCAAGTGGCAACAATAATATGGTTACAGCGAGCTTTGAGATAAGATTTTATGGATATGAAGATAACCTTGCACCTGCAAGACAATGGCAAAACTTTGCAATTCCTTCTGGAAAAGGTGATTTGTTCAGCGGTGGCGCTGGACAAAAGGTGAAATTTAATTATACTCCAGAGGACTTAAAAAAAAATGAACCAGGACCGCCGCCTGCAGTAAAGGTTGAAAGAACAGATAATTTATCTGTTGCTAATTCTGAGCAGAAAACAACTTTGCCGCAAACTTCTTCTAATACTTCTTCCAACAAGCCCAATTCAAATAAACCAGAGCAGGAACAGACTCAATTGTCAGAGGAAAAGGTTGATTACACAAAAGCTGATTTTGTTGTTACAGTGTCAACGCTCTATTCTCCAACAACAAATATATCTATCGAAAAGAGTGGAAAAGGTTCTATTTTTGGGGCAAAAAAGAAAAATGAAAATGCATATATAGCTATCAAAAAAGAAGGAGACAAGTATTACTACAAAATAGGTACTGAAGCAAGTGTGTATCCGCAGGGGGATGATTTTGACCAGCTAAATTTTCAAAGCAGTGGTCAGATTTTAATTGTTGTTTTTTCAAGTCCAAGAAAGTATAAAGATGACGATAATGTAGTGACACTTAAGATAACCAACAACTCTGATAAGCCAGTTAAGGTTTATGTATCTAATGATGATAAACAAAAACCAAGAGTTAATATTGTGACAAATGGTTCAAAAGTCAGTGTGACAAGAAAATGA
- the pilM gene encoding type IV pilus biogenesis protein PilM yields the protein MSTKVAIELGKNYIKVAEGSFSGSIHINKFAEEQLKDNVIINDMKLEPNLFYETLGNIFLKNNFPKNNITFVLSGISNMIIRELVVPYLNEDKTFNLITFEARQYFPTSIENYVIDYKQLKVFNEGKTKKQKILLVALPKSLVEDIVTVTKKLGFKVKKIDIEPNTISKLVGLERKVRKEKDKELIMIVNIVRSYITVVIVNEDEIVLSKTFPNYDLERMFSEEEGSEAFIEYFYTYTINEIVENISKFYEFYKSREQDSKNLSKVYLMGEVCQHIDISDILRTKINAEMVLLTELQSIDKKIIMTKSEVCNYSTTISGLI from the coding sequence ATGAGCACAAAAGTAGCTATAGAACTTGGGAAAAACTACATAAAGGTTGCTGAAGGAAGCTTTTCAGGAAGTATTCATATAAATAAATTTGCTGAAGAGCAGCTGAAAGATAATGTCATCATAAACGACATGAAACTTGAACCAAATCTTTTTTACGAAACGCTGGGCAATATCTTTTTAAAAAATAATTTTCCAAAAAACAATATAACTTTTGTTTTGTCAGGTATTTCTAACATGATTATCAGAGAATTAGTAGTGCCGTACCTCAATGAAGACAAGACGTTTAATCTTATTACATTTGAAGCAAGACAGTACTTTCCAACAAGCATTGAAAATTATGTTATTGATTATAAACAGCTGAAGGTGTTTAATGAAGGAAAAACAAAGAAGCAAAAGATTTTGCTTGTGGCTCTTCCTAAAAGTCTTGTCGAAGATATAGTAACAGTTACGAAAAAACTTGGTTTTAAGGTTAAGAAAATTGATATTGAGCCAAATACAATATCTAAACTCGTAGGTTTAGAAAGAAAGGTTAGAAAAGAAAAAGATAAAGAGCTTATAATGATTGTAAACATTGTAAGGTCTTATATAACAGTTGTGATAGTCAACGAAGATGAAATTGTTCTTTCTAAAACGTTTCCAAATTATGATTTGGAAAGAATGTTCAGTGAGGAAGAAGGTTCTGAAGCTTTCATAGAATATTTTTATACCTACACTATCAATGAGATTGTTGAAAATATTTCAAAGTTCTATGAATTTTATAAAAGCAGGGAACAGGACAGCAAAAATCTTTCGAAGGTATATCTTATGGGTGAGGTTTGCCAGCATATAGATATAAGCGATATTCTGCGAACAAAGATAAATGCTGAAATGGTCTTACTCACTGAACTGCAATCGATTGATAAGAAGATAATAATGACAAAAAGTGAAGTTTGCAATTATTCCACTACAATCAGTGGGCTTATTTAG
- a CDS encoding prepilin peptidase, with protein sequence MVFWIISDIIISLILGSFLNVCIYRIPRGESIVFPPSHCPKCKRRIKWYDLIPVVSYIILRGRCRFCKERISIRYPIVELLTAAGGLLCYSKYGFSPEMFVAFFIYCILLYISAVDIDTMEISTKSIFLLFAARCVQVFLERGVSIKTALSIFSGMIFSMLLILIVYILSKGRAMGFGDVLLIAAGGAGFTAVEAILANFLAFVLGAVFAAFVLVKKNKNLKSEVPFGPFISAALIITILYGDTILKMYLEYIR encoded by the coding sequence ATGGTGTTTTGGATAATTAGTGATATTATAATTTCCCTCATCCTTGGCAGCTTCCTGAATGTTTGTATATACAGAATTCCTCGGGGGGAGTCGATTGTGTTCCCCCCGAGCCACTGCCCGAAATGCAAAAGAAGAATAAAGTGGTATGATTTGATTCCTGTTGTAAGCTATATAATCTTAAGAGGAAGGTGCAGGTTCTGCAAAGAAAGGATTTCTATAAGATATCCCATTGTTGAGCTTTTAACAGCAGCAGGCGGCCTTTTGTGCTATTCCAAATATGGTTTTTCGCCAGAGATGTTTGTTGCCTTCTTTATTTATTGTATTCTTCTTTATATCTCAGCAGTTGATATTGACACCATGGAGATTTCAACAAAGAGCATCTTTTTGCTGTTTGCTGCAAGATGTGTGCAGGTGTTTTTGGAAAGAGGAGTTAGCATAAAAACTGCTTTGAGCATCTTTTCAGGAATGATTTTCTCAATGCTTTTAATTTTAATAGTTTACATTCTATCTAAAGGAAGAGCAATGGGATTTGGAGATGTACTTTTAATTGCAGCGGGTGGCGCTGGATTTACAGCAGTAGAAGCTATTTTAGCAAATTTTCTGGCATTTGTTCTGGGTGCTGTGTTTGCAGCATTTGTATTGGTAAAGAAGAATAAGAATTTGAAGAGTGAAGTCCCCTTTGGACCGTTTATATCCGCTGCTCTAATTATCACAATACTATATGGTGATACTATTTTAAAGATGTACTTAGAGTACATAAGATAG
- a CDS encoding PilN domain-containing protein yields MAKNLKDINLLLAYERGIKKKDATLRIYFLVFVLEICVFALIASIFLTRIMTTNNDIRRLNDEIRIKQQQMDEAQKLVEKKTLYTQKEALLEYVSSGHIKLLEILDKLESLTPSNLKFESLNLSTEKVTCTVRADKLETVTQFVYNLQTSGYFTNISFSSVTGDENSKMSTISADIARK; encoded by the coding sequence ATGGCAAAAAATCTCAAGGATATAAACCTGTTGTTGGCTTATGAAAGAGGAATAAAAAAGAAAGATGCAACGCTGAGAATTTATTTTTTGGTATTTGTTTTAGAAATATGCGTATTTGCTCTGATTGCCTCAATTTTTTTAACCAGAATAATGACGACAAATAATGATATCAGAAGGTTGAATGATGAGATAAGAATAAAACAGCAACAGATGGATGAAGCGCAGAAGCTTGTCGAAAAGAAAACCTTGTATACTCAAAAAGAAGCTTTACTTGAATATGTGTCAAGTGGGCATATAAAACTTTTAGAGATTTTAGATAAACTTGAATCTTTGACACCTTCAAATCTCAAGTTTGAGAGCCTGAACCTTTCAACCGAAAAGGTAACGTGCACTGTCAGGGCTGATAAGCTTGAAACTGTCACACAGTTTGTCTACAACCTTCAAACAAGTGGTTACTTTACAAACATAAGCTTTAGCAGCGTAACTGGAGATGAGAATTCCAAAATGTCAACAATATCGGCTGATATAGCAAGGAAGTGA